ATCGACACCGGCCGCAGCAGAGGTGCCCGCCAGCTCACCAGAGACATCCGCGCCCTCAAGCGTGCCGAGGCCGAGATTGTGCGGCTGCGGGCCGCGCTGGACCAGCCATTGGTCGCGCAGCCATTAGAGGTGCAGCCGTTGCCGGGCTGGCTCCTTGTCCCAATGACGATCACTTCCGAGATGAAACAGGCAGGTGGTCACGTAAATTCTGAGTGGCTGAACGATAACGCTCCTATTGGAGAGACTCGATACGCCATGCCAATGCAGGGAATCTGGGATGCCATGCTGGCCGCCAACGGCATCCCGCCCACCAAAAGCGAAGGGGTGCGCCATGAACAGAGCTGACATTAGCCGCCTTGCGCGACAGGCTGGGTTGCAAGGCCTGGCCACCGATGTGGTCTGCCAATGGTCTGAAATTGAGCACTTCGCCGCCCTGGTCGAAGCCTTCATTCGCGCCGCGCAGCCAGCAGTGCCAGCATCTGGGGTGCAAGGGGGTGAGCCGCCAGAGGGCTTACCGTACGGGATCATCGACCCCGACTATGCCAAGGTATTCACCACGGCGCGCATCATTGCCTGGCAATATGGCTTTGCCCTGGTGATGCACGGTAGTTTCACGCGGGATCTGGACCTTCTGCTGGTGCCATGGGAGAAACACGCTTGCGCAGATGGCGCGGAGTGTGTTGTGGCAATGATTGCCGATGCCTGTGGCCTGACTATCAACGGCCAACCGGGCATCAAACCCCACGGTCGGTTGGCCCACACGCTTCTGTTTCCGGGCTTCGCCGACCCGCGATGGGTGGACTTGTCTGTGATGCCCATACCCGCCGCCCAGCCAGCAGAGGTGCGGCCTGCAAAGCTGGAAGGCAAAGCCGTATGAGTATCGCCATCAATATCCGCCCAGCAGCCCTGGAGCCGCCTGATGCTGCGACCTATGTCGCCCTGTCGGTGACGACCGTGGAGCGCCTGGTGCGGGAAGGTAAGTTCCCGAAGCCACGGCAACTGTCTGGCCGCCGCGTAGGCTACCTGGTGCGTGAGTTGGATTCGTGGCTAGACGACTGCCCGGTGTCGGACCTGCTGCCACCGCCCAACACTAGCCGACGCGCGGCAAAGGGGTCGATGCCAGGACTTCAAGATGCTCAGCCAGGCGTGTGAGCCACAACCGCCGCTCTTTGTCGTAGGAGTGCCGGTTGTACACCGCCTTGATTCCCTCGGGCATGTGCCCCAATAAGGCCTCGGCGACCTCGTCGGGGCACCCCATCGCGGCCAGCATGGTGCGCACCGTGCGTCGCAAGTCGTGTGGGGACCAGTGCGTCACGGTCAGCCTGGGCCTAACGTTTTTCGGCGTGGTCTTTGAATAGGGCTGGTGGTAGTGCACAGCCGTTTGTACCGCTTTTTGGCTGAGGTAGCCCTTTGCCGCAGCAGATGGAAACAGAAACCCCTTTGACAGAAGCATACGCCGTCGCACAACCGCCTCGGCACGCCCACCCAGGGGGACGCGTAGATCAGTGGCGAGCTCGTGCCTGGCGTTCTTGGTTTTTGCCTTTGGCAGCGTCCACCACAGGCCGTCCACTTCTTCTGTGATCTCGCAGTGCTCCATTTGCACCACCTCGGCCCCACGCGATCCGGTCCACAGGTAGAGGGTCAGCACGTCGCAAATCGCTTTGCTGAAGTTCGGTAGCCACCGAATGAGCTCACCGGCCTCAGCATCGGACAGAAACCGCTTTGTCACCCCAATATGCTTGCCTTCGATGCGCTTGCCCTTGCTCTTGAGTCGGCCGCGCATGATCAAGCGCCACCAGTTGGGCGTATCTTCCGGCAGCCTGCCCGCATCGAGCACGTAGTCCCAGGCCGCCCCGAGCTCTTGGCGGATCTGCTGGGCCTGTACAGGCGTTTCTACCAGACCTTCGAGCAAGGAGAACGCCTGCGACCGCTTGAGGGTCGCAGCTTCCTGGTCAGCAATGGGCGCGAGAAGCTTTTTAAACAGGCGCTCGACCTCGGCCGCACCCTTGGCCTTGCGGCGTAGCTTTATGTGCCCGGCAATGTAATCGCGGCACACTGCAGCCACGGTGTACGTCTCGGCTTTCGGGGCGGCCGCTTTGGAGCGGGCGGCCTTCTTCTCTTTGGACAGGTCCACACCGCTGTCGCGCTTCGAGCGCAAGACCGCCCATTCGGTGGCGGCCGCCACTGCCGACATGGCTGGCCAGCGCCCAATTGCCACCTGGCGCATGTTGCCGTCGGTGGGCGATTTGTACCGGTAGATCCATGTGCGCGTTGTTGCGCTGGCCTCCAGGCGCAAGCCTGGACAGCCGTCCACGATAATGCGCTCACCAGGCTTCAAAAGCTTCGCAGTACGAGCATCAAACTGCATTCACGCCTCACGGCGTAGGTTTACCGGATTCGAGTTACGCCGCCCGGCGTAGCATTGCAAAATTCAGTACCAATTTCCTACGCTAGCGCCGGAGTGTAGTGCTGTTTAGTGCTGCTTCGTGAAGACTTAGCAATTCCGCCACGCCAGACCTTTCCCTAATCAAATCAACAACATGGGCACTGTCACCCAATCAGATCAAGTACTTGCGAAAGTAGACTTTTCGGGGCACACCCCCATGATGGCCCAGTACTTGGCCATCAAGGCCGAGTACCCCGACACGCTGGTTTTCTACCGCATGGGCGATTTCTACGAGCTGTTTTTCAGCGATGCCGAGAAAGCCACCGCCCTGCTCGACATCACCCTGACCAAGCGCGGCCACACGGCAGGCGTGCCTATTCCCATGTGCGGCGTGCCCTTCCATGCACTGGAGGGCTATCTGGGCAAGCTCATCAAGCTGGGCGAGTCGGTGGCGATTTGCGAGCAGGTGGGCGAGGTCACGGGCAAGGGGCCGGTGGAACGCAAGGTGGTGCGCGTGGTCACCCCCGGCACGCTCACCGATGCCGAGCTACTGTCCGACAAGACCGAGTCCGTGCTGCTGGCCATCCACCAGGGGCCGCGCAATACCTGCGGCCTGGCCTGGCTGAGCGTGACGCGCGCCGAAATCCACCTGGCCGAGTGCCCCAGCGACGAGCTGGAAGCCTGGGTCACCCGCATCGCCCCCAGCGAACTGCTGCACAGCGCCGACGCCAGCCACAGCCTGGAGCAGCGCATCCAGGCCCTGAAGCGCGCCACCGCGCCCGGCGTGGCCTTGTCCACCACCGCCCGCCCGGCCTGGCAGTTCGATGCCGCCCTGGGCCAGCGCAAGCTGCTGGAGCAACTGCACGCCGCCACCCTGGCCGCCTGGCAGGCGGACGACCTGCCCCAGGCCCACGCGGCGGCGGCCGCCTTGCTGACCTTTGCCGAACACACCCAGGGCCGCGCCCTGTCGCACGTGCAAACCATCCGGGTGCAAAAAGGCGATGCCGGCATCCACCTGCCGCTCTCCACCCGGCGCAACCTGGAGCTGACGCAAACCCTGCGCGGCGAGGACAAACCCACGCTGTTCTCGCTGCTGGACACCTGCAGCACCAGCATGGGCAGCCGGGCCCTGAAGCGCTGGCTGCTGGAACCCCAGCGCGACCGCAGCGAAGCCACGCTGCGCCTGCAGGCCATTGCCACCTTGCGTGAAGCCGGGCAGGGCCAGCGCCTGCGCGAGCAGCTCAAGGGTAGCGGCGATGTAGAACGCATCAGCGCCCGCATCGCGCTGCGCCAGGTGCGCCCGCGCGAGCTGGTGGCCTTGCAGTACACGCTACAAAAAGCAGAGCTGCTCACGCCCTTCATACCAGCGCAAACGGCACTTTTGACCCAGATTTCTGCAGCACTGCGGCCGCCCGAGGGCTGTGCGGCCCTGCTGCAAAGCGCCATCCTGGACGAACCCGCTGCCCTGGTGCGCGATGGCGGCGTGATCAACCGCGGCTTCGATGCCGAGCTCGACGAACTGCGCGACATCCAGACCAACTGCGACGCGTTTTTGCTCGACCTGGAAACCCGCGAAAAAGCCCGCACCGGCATTGCCAACCTGCGGGTGCAGTTCAACAAGGTGCATGGCTTCTACATCGAAGTCACCCAGGGCCAGATCGACAAGGTGCCCGCCGACTACCGCCGCCGCCAGACCTTGAAAAACGCCGAGCGCTACATCACCCCCGAGCTGAAGGCCTTTGAAGACAAGGCCCTGAGTGCCCAGGAGCGCGCCCTGGCCCGCGAGAAATGGCTGTTCGAGCAGGTGCTGGATGCCCTGCAGGCCTTTGTGCCCGCCTTGGGCCAACTGGCCTACGCCCTGGCCGCGCTGGACGTGCTGTGCACCCTGGCCGAGCGCTCGCTGACCCTCAACTGGTGCGCCCCGGTGTTCGCCAAAGAGCCCTGCATCGCCATCCAGGGCGGCCGCCACCCGGTGGTGGAGGCCCGCCTTTCTGAGCTCAGTAACGCCAGCTTCATCGCCAACGACACCGCCCTGGGCCACCGCCAGCGCATGCAGATCATCACCGGGCCCAACATGGGCGGTAAATCAACCTATATGCGCCAGGTGGCCACCATCGTGCTGCTGGCCAGCATGGGCAG
This sequence is a window from Rhodoferax sp. WC2427. Protein-coding genes within it:
- a CDS encoding tyrosine-type recombinase/integrase is translated as MQFDARTAKLLKPGERIIVDGCPGLRLEASATTRTWIYRYKSPTDGNMRQVAIGRWPAMSAVAAATEWAVLRSKRDSGVDLSKEKKAARSKAAAPKAETYTVAAVCRDYIAGHIKLRRKAKGAAEVERLFKKLLAPIADQEAATLKRSQAFSLLEGLVETPVQAQQIRQELGAAWDYVLDAGRLPEDTPNWWRLIMRGRLKSKGKRIEGKHIGVTKRFLSDAEAGELIRWLPNFSKAICDVLTLYLWTGSRGAEVVQMEHCEITEEVDGLWWTLPKAKTKNARHELATDLRVPLGGRAEAVVRRRMLLSKGFLFPSAAAKGYLSQKAVQTAVHYHQPYSKTTPKNVRPRLTVTHWSPHDLRRTVRTMLAAMGCPDEVAEALLGHMPEGIKAVYNRHSYDKERRLWLTRLAEHLEVLASTPLPRVG
- the mutS gene encoding DNA mismatch repair protein MutS, with protein sequence MMAQYLAIKAEYPDTLVFYRMGDFYELFFSDAEKATALLDITLTKRGHTAGVPIPMCGVPFHALEGYLGKLIKLGESVAICEQVGEVTGKGPVERKVVRVVTPGTLTDAELLSDKTESVLLAIHQGPRNTCGLAWLSVTRAEIHLAECPSDELEAWVTRIAPSELLHSADASHSLEQRIQALKRATAPGVALSTTARPAWQFDAALGQRKLLEQLHAATLAAWQADDLPQAHAAAAALLTFAEHTQGRALSHVQTIRVQKGDAGIHLPLSTRRNLELTQTLRGEDKPTLFSLLDTCSTSMGSRALKRWLLEPQRDRSEATLRLQAIATLREAGQGQRLREQLKGSGDVERISARIALRQVRPRELVALQYTLQKAELLTPFIPAQTALLTQISAALRPPEGCAALLQSAILDEPAALVRDGGVINRGFDAELDELRDIQTNCDAFLLDLETREKARTGIANLRVQFNKVHGFYIEVTQGQIDKVPADYRRRQTLKNAERYITPELKAFEDKALSAQERALAREKWLFEQVLDALQAFVPALGQLAYALAALDVLCTLAERSLTLNWCAPVFAKEPCIAIQGGRHPVVEARLSELSNASFIANDTALGHRQRMQIITGPNMGGKSTYMRQVATIVLLASMGSFVPATACRLGPIDAIHTRIGAADDLANAQSTFMVEMTEAAQILHSATAHSLVLMDEIGRGTSTFDGLALASGIAAHLHDKTQAFCLFATHYFELTEFPAQHHGAVNMHVSAAESGRDIVFLHELQPGPASRSYGIQVARLAGMPTAVLNHARHTLAALEDHALGHQAQVDLFAPPPAAEPASVGVVEAAVAALDPDTMSPREAMEAIYQLKKLLQMY
- a CDS encoding helix-turn-helix transcriptional regulator, encoding MSIAINIRPAALEPPDAATYVALSVTTVERLVREGKFPKPRQLSGRRVGYLVRELDSWLDDCPVSDLLPPPNTSRRAAKGSMPGLQDAQPGV